Within the Montipora foliosa isolate CH-2021 chromosome 11, ASM3666993v2, whole genome shotgun sequence genome, the region AACTGACTAACAAAATCTATAAACGGAATTATATGAAGAAAATTGCTATTCAAGAAAGTAACACGTCGGCTTGGGAGCGATATAAGCAAGCTCGAAACAAAGTAAACAATGCCAttgaggacgttcgcgctaattgtttgtgcgcaccgttactgcgcaggtaacgcgactgtaaaatgtcacgcattacttcgagcattagtcaagttgaggtttttaaacctttgcaaaaaccgtggacgataagtcttgcacagcgttggatcgaAAAAGATCGccatcagtcaaaattgatttaaattatttatgaaagtcaagtagactactgcacgactgatattcgcgaggttttatcagtcgtgcactagtctacttgactttcatataCATATTTCTCAAGCATcgatcagttaaaataacatggcgacaaaaacgccaaggaaaaaattccaggccggcaaaagaatggcaaatTTGTTCCGAATCATCGTGAAACTTCAAAGAAAAGTAAGctggaggatggaaaagctcttgaaaaggcagctgatcgagtagactagtggctgaaagtttggaaaactcgtggacgaaccgttgcgtaaatttaatagggctgtttctttgtaatgtttttattaccctacgaacttcagttcaaagtgaatgcatgtttttaaagttcttttcctttactttcgtgaaaattaagcagtattttcgtcctcgtgcGGACCTGCGTGAAAACAATCagtgattaaatttcacaaaaaacaaactccagaggatgagcatgacggcaatggagagatattatacaaaacaccaaccaaatgaagatgacccctgcttaaaacttcgttgctatgctcgagaaaggttttttttcggtaaaaaccgttcatctcttcaacgatcgatcctctcttgggttccagtccttgcccgacaggtcatgcaaaagcgtgacaaacgtaattttccaagagctttgtaAAATCACattgattttactcgttcagatcatcggtgacccctatttttttaatcatgaatcacttactttacttactatctacaaaatatgatgaaatgaaaaaattctcaccttaAGAaggtatctttttttaacattttctttcctcgtgccatcgaattcggtagtggttgcaacgggtagagcttacgaaaacgctcgtcgaggatgaactttactgtttaccacatccctagtggcatacaattatctaaaaatctcactcctaaaaacctatgcaccgaaactttcactccaacagtttatttttatgattttcgatggatgaatagatgaggctacatctcgctattatgaccgatttctcgaaattaaggcatttttccactgccattttctccgaaacaaagtcggtgaccccccttttttttttcatttttggagtaagtactttatgacctaactctaggcgagaaatgaagaaaatctcaccgtaggaagattttggcgcgaacgtccttaaatcggcaaaaaacagtattttatacataatttGGAAGTGAATAAAAAGAATCCCCGAAAAACATGGATGCTGATTGACGACCTAAGTTCACGCAAATGTGGCAGAGCACAAAATATTTCAGAAATTAAATATTACTTCTGCGGTTGAAATGGCAGAAGTCTTTAACGATTATTTTGCGACTATTGGATCAAATTTGGGAAGTGAAATACAGCCGTCATACACTGAGCCAGAATTCTATCTACAACCCACGGATacaattttttctcttaaaaCTCCAGGCGCTAACATCACCCTCCCCGGTTGCACTTTTGCCGACCTCGAACAAGCAACCAATTCTGAACTTATCAATCTTTATAGCTGGCTACAAGCAAATAAACTTAGTCTAAACATCgcgaaaactgagtttatggtgGTTAGTTCTTGTCAGAAGTTCCTTACAGAGAATTGTCGtgaacttaaaggggctaggtcacgctattttaggtaattttgttcagttttgttaattatgagctctaaacgtcaaattggcagagcaagagtcttttgtttgcaaaatcacggccacataacaactgagaatgattttccagctttgtaaatgacattttgatatagactgatataaatttgaaaaaaggtgggccgacgtttttcaaatttacccaaattcaatccatttcaatcctctccagttttgtccatccgtgtcccttcttggcttccctgtgttttgttagagttcttctatagttttgaacagttatttgatattttagttaattctatgaccattcgatcagtgctgaaattgccaaaaattgcgtgacctagcccctttaatatcCAATTAGACAACCAACTAATTAGTAACGTTGAGCATGCCAAATGATTAGGTTTGATTATTGATGACCGACTTTCATGCGATCATGGTCCAATCACATCAGAGAACTATGCAGAAAAGATATCCTCGGCAATTGGCGTTCTGAGGCGCATTAGGTCCACTGCAGTACAAATATATAACGCTTTAATCCAACCTCATTTCGATTACTGTGCCCCCGTTTGGGATGGATTGAGTTCTTATATAATCGTTAATGTGCAGAGTtcagtacaaataaatataaacagcCAGACAATAGAAATCACAGATCCACTTGGGGTGTTCGATTCCTCACAAAAAGTTACCAGacatttccatttggtttcagtgttgtgcataacaccacagttagtaaaaatatttgaaatacagCTGACTTTGATACGGCTCggcgaagtccattactcgtcgctttcaagattccagatattgacgttccattcttgagctccataagggtatattttgtttaaagatccactaaaacgtcattcgcgttcgacgccattgcaggttaatcaaatcttctactgtgtccaccggataaaatctacgcatttactttatttattttatcttatttTATTTGACTTCGCCCCAACAAATGTGGGGCAGGGAGGCCACAACAGCATAACCAGTTACTGTGGTCCCAAAAATAAATACtgaattacaaaaatattaagctTAATAGTTAAAAATAGCAATTTATATCTTTAACAAGGGGTCGGGCCATATTACATTTAGGAcaaacagatttccatgttttaggATTGTCCGGGTTGTAAATGTTCAAGAGAGCAGTTGTATAAttcaaaaagtttgtttttaaacgaAGCGAGTGAAAGAGAATTGTCTCTAATGTAGGTAGGTAGAGAATTCCAGATCCTGCTTGTACGTATAGAGAATGAACGCTGGTCAGTTAAAGTTCTACATCTCTTGGTAGTATAGGTAGTAGCATTACTGGCATGGCATGATCTTGTTACTCTTGCAGACCTGCGTATGGTTGGTAAAATGCTGCGGTCAATGTCTGTAAGTCCAGTTGCAGCTTTATATAAAAATGCTAGGTCCATCATCTCGTGCCatcatttctactaccccctgaaacctaccaaaaatacgGGCAGAATACTTTACGTaaaaagacaatacttagcaggggagtgacaggaaacaacttttttgcaacttttccattttcttgacaCGGGAAACGGAGAAATGAAACTCATTTTCTGACTGtgttgcctatggcaacccaATAAAAATGCTATCAGAGGATGAAAAGAAAACTTCCACcagatatatatttttaattttctctaaGAATCTTAATTTTATACAAATAAACCTGGGTAGGTAACCAAGCTAAATTTTGAGATATTCCTCAACGCTTGACAAAATTTATTCCAGGTTTTCGTGATTTTAGGTCACATTTTATTTTCAGTCATCCGTTTTCCGGTGTTTGCTTTCAGTCAAACACCcctttgagcctccttaatgaCGACCTGTAGGAGTGAGGATTTAAGCCCtatattttttatctttcaagtCCTATATTTACTTTGGAAAACAGTATCATGATGATACTAAAATGCCAAGCCACAAAATTATTTGGGTTTTTTTCATAATGTTGCATgttaattattatcattgttattattaaatttattcTGTTTTTCCTGTTTTGCTCAAATGCTTTACAACATCGACCCAGTTCCATCCTCTTTCCCTTTCTCCCTTGTAGTTTGTTTTGTCAGCAAGTCGCCGCTTTTGGTTTTTTGtcaaagtttcttttttctctttcttctttgtaCAGGGGACTTCTTCTTGCAAAGGTGTTTGTTCTTCTTTGACTTCCTGTTCAAATGCAACAATGAAAAACATAAAATATGCAATTCTTAATTCTTGAGAGATAAGTAATCCATGAAAATACAGTCATGTGAGTGGAAGAAAAAAGAGCCATGAATTGCGTATTAATTTCAGTTCCTGAGATATGTGAATTGTGATTTTTGCAGAGGTCTTGAATTGtgattttgtgaaaaaattatCATTGAAATGAGTTAAGAAGCAATCACAACGAATGGTAATTTTGGTTTTCGTCTTAAGAATTTTGATGATCAAATCTGACATAAGAGACCTAAATAGGATTGCATTGGTATCTTTCAAAGAGACCATGTTGAAtagccaccgcgcaccggtggctcagttggttgagcaccgggccgggctgtcacgcgggaggtcgtgagttcaactccggctggaccaacactcagggtctttaaataactgaggagaaagtgctgcctttgtaattacatctgcaaatggttagactctctagtcttctcggataaggaagataagccggaggtcccgtctcataacctttcaatgttcataatcctgtgggacgtaaaagaagccacacacttgtcgcaaagagtagggcatgtagttcccagtgGTGTATGTCCAGTGGTGtatgtcttctgtggtgtatcatggttgggagggtaaatgctcggagatattagctacaccaagctactctaaaaccCGAAGGTAAACAAAGATATattatatgatatatataataGCATGGCTGATGCTACTGAAGCGCCAACACAGCTACCCATGGTAAAGAAAGCAAGATACATGTACAAGGGTGGAGTTTGTTACGAACGACGACGAACAAAAGATTACCGCCAAATCCAGCTGTTAAATCCCCCAGATCATCTCAATCACAACCAAGCGACATGTCGGGCaggcaaatttccctttcgtaaacggtcgtcgCCATCtaaaacggtcgatgccatttataacggtcgactacacacttcgctccaaagaaaattaaaagaaacaaactaagaaaaaatattaacaaaaattaagacaaaataggaaaaaaaaagaagaaaaagaaaaaaagagtccgaaaatttcaagactcgaactcgtgTTCTTAGCCCTCatcctaaacagaaccctaactcgaaccctaactcatatgaccagcgagacacaactcccagtaaccgcaaccttttgagttcttagacctaatgagagtaattcagagctaaaaaatggcatcgaccgtttcaaatggcaacgaccgtttgcgaaagggaaataagcgtcgGGCAGACCGCCCTTTGATGTTTTTAGTCCGGACTCTGAAGATATCTAGAGTTATCTTGAACGGCTGCAGAAGTATTTCATGGCAGACGATATTAAGAACGACACGGACAGTGTCGCCAAACGAAGAGCGATACTCCCCACTTCTATTAGTAGCAGTGCTTATCGAGTTTTGAAGGATCTATCATCTGTATCATTCCCGAAAGGCCAAACACGAAGACCTTCGACCAGCCCTCGATGTTACTGCGTGGTCATTACAAACCCACTCGCTTAAAAGTGTCAGAAAGGTACAGGTTCCATTCCGCTACCCAAAAACCAGGACAAAGCATCGTTGATTTCGTGAGTCAGTTAAAACGTCTTGATGGGACATGCGAGTTCACTAACGAACAGCTACGTGATAGTTTACGCGATCGTTTCGTCTGTGGGCTTCGCTCACAGCAGATCAAACGGAAGTTATCATCGGCTAACTTTAGTTTTGAAGAAaacttggttttatcaaacgtgttgataaaggtcgaattaacACCGCGAACGATTTGGAAGCCAATCCACAATCCGCTAATCTCATCCACAACACGTAAAAAACGAAATTAACAGCAAGTgcgaggagatgtgccagtttttAAAAAACTGTGGCTACCCTgactccgctgtcaccacaggcaaacatcgtgcccaagaaatcaaTTTAAAAACCCGCAATACAAACGccacagaacgaagaaaccaacagaattccattcaccctcacctaccatccacaaaaccttgcagtcaaaaatgattttgtcattctcaaaaacttcaaaattttccgcaatgatcccgaaactaaacagACATTTCCTCTACCAGCAATTATTTCATTTAAACGCGACAAATACATAGGTAACTTTAGCAATAGCATTGGTAGCCTTCAATGACAGCATTAGATTCGTCCCGTCACGCCAAAATGCAGTGGCGAACGCGCTATCTACCCTGTCCTTGCAGTCCACAGTAGACCATGAGAAGGCTGTCTATAAGGTCGAAGAACGACCAAATCCATTCATTACCCATTACGCACAAGGAAATCACCCACGCCACACGTGTTGACCCCATCCTATCGCAGGTGTTAGGTTACGTCAATCAAGGGTGGCTTCAGCACGTGGATGATCTTCGCCTTCAACCTTATTTCAACGGCGCCATTTTGAACTCTTTGGTGAACAAGATTGTCTACTATGGGGGCTACCTGTAATCATTCCGTCCGTCCTCGAAGAGTTGCACATAAGACACCCTAGGATTGTTCGCAAGAAAGAACTGGGACATACCTACGTATGGTGGCCTAACAAGGACCACGAGGTGGAGCAAGCGGTGCGCAATTGTAACAGCTGCCAACAAGTCAAGAAACCGCCAGCCCTAGCTTCTCTAAACCCATGGTTATGACCGAGTAATCCTTGGCATCGCATCCATGTCGATTACGCGGAAGAAGAAAAGGGACATTACTTCATTCTCGTCGATGCACGTTCACGCTAGATGAAATCTATTTCATGCGAGAAAACACATCAGCGACAGCAACCATTGCTATCTTGCGGGAACTATTTGCTCAATATGGCCTCCCGGTACATTGCGTTAGTGACAATGGTCCCCAGTTTCGCAATGAAGAGTTCGCTCACTTTTTAAAGCTGAACGATGGTAAACACGTCCGTGTTGCTCCGCCAGTAATGGTCTGGTCGAACGGATGGTCCAGTGATTCAAGGATCACATGAAAGCCAGTAAAGGCAGCAAACTATCGGTCCAGCAACGTATTACCAACTCCCTGCTAACGTACACCCTACCACAGGTAGAACACCTGCTTCTCATTTCCTGGGCCGCGAAATTCGCACAAGGTTTACCATCCTTCGTCCAAAGGTTGAAGAGAAGGTAATGGAATCACAAGCGAAGCAGAAGGCAGCGCACAATGCGCACACTAAATTTAGGGAGTTCTACCCAGGTGACAGAATCTTGGTAAAAGACCTTCGGAAAGAACAGACGTCACCGTTGCTAAACGCAGTGGACCGAAGTCCCACGTTGTCGTGCTGAACGACGGACGCGTTTGGAAGCGTCATTTCGATCATATTAGACATGATAGTGTGGACAGTGCAGTTTCTGAGGAGAACGCTGAAACGAGAGCGCAGGACGTTGCTCCACACCCTGTTCCACAAGCCATTTTACGTCCAGGCGTTCCATTCCCTCATCAGCCGCCTGAGGGTGTGTCTGTTCAGCAGCCAATGGAATCCAGGGACCAAGTTCAGTCGGAGAGTGAGAATAACTCTCATCTGCCAGCAGAAAAACCAGTTTTGGCAGAAATTTCCTCGTCCGATGTGTGTCCCACTCAATTGCTCCGATCAAGTAGAGTGCGCAAGACGCCAGACAGATTGATTAAAACAACATAGTTAACTAACAGTGTGATTAACCTTGTGCTGCATTCGTTGTTATGGACAATTGTTGACACTGCCAGGATTTAGGTCATCGGTCCTGACGTAGTTGCAGTTTTGCGTTCGGTTATAACCTTGTTTTGGAAGAATTACTGTTCAGTCTCACACGGTTGTTATACCTAAGAAAGGGTACACGTGATGTCTTACTTAAGCCCGTATCACGTGCTCGTTAGGTGCGATCGCGTCAGCTTTTTTGTTCTCTGAGTTGTTGTTGTGTAAATcgtttttattatatagatactgatgaaataccaggatttctccttttactaaaaaatcatattttcatcgtgcgcagtgaacatatcatttttgtctttcacatgtgagaatataggtgtcgtcatggtaaggaacacgattagccaataaaacgcgagcttcctatTCATTGCATGATACATTtatgctttaatataattcttctcactacattaacatttttattgcaaaattttacattatcatgatttgtttttcataattttcatatcttgtttcatgttaaacaacatgcatgttttagcggttggtgaccactttttcatcatttcgaaaatgagtaaaacaagttcttttaaatctagacatttcatcaatatctatgtaataaacagaacattacatggccgcttggggacaCAAATTTAATCTTCTTGTGCTGAAAATATCTCTCACTTGTTCGCtttgctcactcgtgagagaaatactttcagcactcgaagataaaatttgtatcctcGGGTGgctatgtaatatcctctatataaaTAAATTTACTTGGATTTAGATTGCGGTTTCCATCCTTTTTAAATATCGAGCGACAGGATACGCTACACCCATTCAAGCCTAAGACCTTTTTTAGGTTATTGCAACTGTTTGAGGAGCTCCCTCATCTGCGATGATCGTTGATTCTTAGAATCTTCACAATTTGAAGTTCAAATTATATGACTTTGATATTTCACCATCACTAGTACAGTCAGAGGATATGAATTCCCCcagacaaaaataaagcaaTTTGTGGCAAAATGAGATTATTTTCATTGCACAAGTCTTTGTCTGTCCAAAAGTCAAATCAACTTTTTTTGACAGAAGGTTAATCTGAAAGTTGTTTTTTAAATCTCAGTATTACACTTAACTCTGGATGAccatagagcaagtttcaatcgagtgttgtaaaaccaaaaccaaagtaattactttggtcaatcaaaaaggacagagacaatctgGTAAACCAATCGAAACTCTAAGTAATtccatgtagccgacacaaagcatgggaaaatgtgcacgcatgAGCTACGATttggtttgggtttcacttctgattgattgaaaaagtggtgcaagaacattgaaccaatcactgagtgaagtaattataaaccaaagcattccctaattactttcgacactcaattgaaaaccgctctaataatcatttacaaacaagaaatgatttttgaaaagcatttaaccataaaaaattgcaataaaacatttcttataTCATTGTAAgattaaaaaattgctaaaaaagcGACGAAGTTTCgacgttagctaaacgtcattatcgATATGTGATAGTTACCTACCTCCCAAGAACTACAGAGTCTTTTACTATCACTGATAGAAGAATCCGTGTAAGAGGTGAGTGTGAGAcacaatgcaaatttcaaaatgttTCCAATTTGTAGCTGTTCCTTTGATTTTAACATCACTTTCTTTAATACACAAGCGCCAAGAACAAGGTGTTAAACcaccaaacagaaaattgtgtTGTCATCTTTGCAGGATTTTTAGACAACATTCTTTCGGATTTCAGCTACCCTGACATTTCATTAGAAGCACTTGTTCACAGCATTTGGAACCTCTTTGTAGCGGGAAGGGGAAGAGTATCTTTGGGAAGAGTATCTGTTTTCTAATATTggtcattattatcattatttccCTTGTCAATGTTTGAAGCTTCTCTAGCCTGAAGTTCATTTCCGCCACAGAAGACCAAACATTTTCTTGGTCAAATTACATGCATGACAGGTCAAGTGGATGGCTTTCAAAATGcaggggtttgtctgcaagTGTTTCCTTCTTGTCTTGCCCATTTTTCACGTGTTGACACATGATACAATGTCTTAGTGAGTCGTCAGACGACTCACTAAGAAATTCTATCAGGTGTACCTTTTCGCGCCCTGTctaaaaagtacgcctgatcgcaggttaatttTATTGCATTTATAGGACAGATAGATAACTACGAACATAATTGTGTAATGGCAGAATGAAATTCCGGTATTTATCTACGCCCCTCATCTTCCCACTTACTTGCTCTTCTTGTTCTGCCATCAATTCTTCTTCATGTTCCTTTGTCCAGTCGAATATCGAATACGTCATTGCACAACCAAGGCACACGTCACACTGTTCTTTAAGTCGACATATTATACTCTCCTTCACCTGACAGCTGATGTGCTTGTTATAAAAGGCATCTAAGCTTATGTTCGGAAGACAAGTGGGGTAATCGTGAGGCCATGAAACTTCCAACAGGAATGACTTGAAATGTCCATCTTCACCAAACTTGTATTGAAACGTAGTTGGgtttatttcaataaaattttcgtcCGATTCGTAAATAGAACGCAATGCCTCCCTCTCATCTTCCTGATCCTCCTGACAGCTCATTTTAGAAGCGGCATTTACTATCTTCTTCCATGTTCTGTTGCTGTCCTTGATTAATTGCGATAAGATGTGATTCAATACATGCTGTTCCTTTTGCGAATGGCAGTAGACGCTGACCAACTGTTACATCGGCACGTTTTTAAGCATGTGAGCCCAACAATTCAACATGGCTTCTCGCCATGTAGATGTGAACGAACGTCGGCTTCGGCCTGTTTATGGTATTATTTCAGTCACAGCAGATGCTAAATGTTTGAAATATGGAGAACGCAATGATTACCCGACACTATGTGTTTCTTTTGCAGATGCTTTGGATAGCATGAACAACAAACAGGCCATTCAACTTGCAGATAAAATTCTGAAGAAACAGAAAGACTTGCACTGCGCTAAGGTAACGCTTGTTTAATCTTCAAGTAATTTGTAACGCAAATAACCATGATAATCTGTAAACAGTTTTGTTAAGAAAGTGTAAAAATCTGCAATTATTGATTACCAGTTTGAACTTAACCAGGAGAATCGAGAGTTGGTCCTGGTCACAATATTTGTACCTAAATTAAACAAATCCAGAAGCTTTTCCGACAAATGCTTAAAAAATAAAGAGTAATTGCCAGGTCAGTTTTCTAGCGATTACCATTTACAGTTTCCAATGCACAGTTTtttcaatcatttttttttggaaagtgtttttgtttatttttatcaatttgaTCTAAGAAACGTCAGTCCTTGTGTTTTACCAGGAAGCATGCAAATTTCCATAAGGCCCCACCACTGCCTTAAAGTGTTGAATTGGAATGCTAACCCAGCTCCAGTTGAATACGGTAACTTGTCAGCCCAGCATGCTTCGCATATAGCAGAGATGAAAAATAGGCATGCATTGTGTACATGTGGTTAGTGCAGAAGGCTGATATTGTGTAGTaattatttttgcaa harbors:
- the LOC137977448 gene encoding RWD domain-containing protein 4-like → MSCQEDQEDEREALRSIYESDENFIEINPTTFQYKFGEDGHFKSFLLEVSWPHDYPTCLPNISLDAFYNKHISCQVKESIICRLKEQCDVCLGCAMTYSIFDWTKEHEEELMAEQEEQEVKEEQTPLQEEVPCTKKKEKKETLTKNQKRRLADKTNYKGERERGWNWVDVVKHLSKTGKTE